The genomic segment GAGGTCAAAAAGATACTAATCTTTTCAACCTCTTTGTTTTCCGATTATTTTTTTGCTTTATCAATTTAACTCAATAATATAGTAATTTTGATATATTTGCAATTCAATATTACGCAAACGTTTGATTTACCATATAGTGATTTACGCTTTTTTTACAGCGTTCAAAACCACATTTGCCACACCACACAAAACCATTGCCAATATAGGATTTATTTTAAATTTACGAAGCAGCACCAATGCGACCACAAAAAATATGATCATTTCCACACATACATTCTGGCGTATAAGATTTACAGTACCATCAATGAAAAATGCAGAAATTAAAATCGTTACCCCTGCTTTGGCGATCATCGATACAACTGCCGGTCTGAGAGATGCCAGTGTTCCCTGAAGTAAAGACATATTCCGATACTTCATATAAACATATGCCAGCAAGGTTACAATAATACAGGAGGGAAGAATACATCCCAATGTAGCAATTATTGCACCTAAGATTCCCGCTATCTGCATCCCTACAAAAGTAGCAGAGTTTACTGCAATCGGTCCCGGCGTCATTTCAGCGATCGTTATCAGATTCGTAAATTCGCTCATTGAAAGCCAGCTGTGCAGATTCACCACCTGTTCCTGTATCAGCGGCATTGCGGCATATCCTCCTCCAAAACTCAATGCCCCGACCTGGATGAAACTTAAAAAAAGCTGAATATAGATCATTTTTCCCTGCCTCCTTTTACTATTGTCCGTACCATTCCAAATACAGCTACCAAAAGTATTATATAGATAATGTTAACATTCAGGAAATAGCTGAGACAAAAACTGATGATCATTATCACCACATTCACCCAGTCCTTTGACTTTACAACATTTTTCCCCATATCATACACTACAGACATAATAACTGCCCCAACTCCCGCAGTCATTCCTTTTAATAATGCCGCAATATAATAATTGGAACAAAACGCATCATAAAATACAGAAATAACAGATAAGATCACCATCGGAGGAATGATCGCTCCAATGACAGATACCAGCATTCCCGGTATGCCGGCAAGCTTATACCCCACAATAATCGCTCCGTTTACTGCGATCGCTCCAGGTGAAGACTGGGCGATTGCAACCAGATCCAGCATTTCATCTTCTTCGATCCAGTGATAATGATCCACAAATTTTTCTTTCAGCAAAGTAACAATTACATAACCGCCGCCGAAAGTAAATGTGCTGAGATACAGACATGCAAAAAATAATTTTCGCAGTACATATCCTTTACTTTTTGTTTTTTCTTCCATTTTATTTCCCCCATTTTTTAATACATTCTATAGATTCTATATTTTATCTTATCATGTACTAAAAAAAATTCACTTCATTTATCAGCAAACGTTTGCTTTATATTTTCATACATTTCTTATATTGCATCTGTATTTTTGTCTTTGAATCAACTATACTTGTGTTAACAATATAGCTGTAAATTCATACAGCAATCTGACATCCTGGTTCTGACATAAGTATCATAAAACACTGCACCCCAAGAAAGGAGGTCTCCTATGACGCTGAGAGAAATTGCAGCAGAAGCAGGCGTATCGATTTCAACAGTCTCACGTGTAATCAATCAAAGTACTAATAGCCCCGTGAGCAGGGAAGTTCAAGACCGTATATGGGAAATAGCCAAACGTACCAATTATATTCCAAGACATTCAAAAAAAAATACTGTAGAACCTGATTCATCTTCCACAGAACCATTTCGTTCTATTGCCTGTCTCTTTGCACGGGTTCCGGATGGAGCATCTGATTATTTCTTCTCTACATTGGCCAAAAATATTGAACAGGAAGCATTCCGTCATAACTATATTTTAAAGTACACATTTTCTGCTTTTGATATCGATGATCCTTTTACTCTACAGTTAATTGCCAGCAATGATATTGACGGCATTGCCGTTTTGGGTCGTTGTGATAAAGAGCTTTTGAAATTTCTGAAAAAACATTTCCAGTATGTTGTTTATTCCGGTCTGAATAATCTGGATGCAAAATATGATCAGATTATCTGTGATGGAACACAAATCAGTTATGATGTCGTAACCCGCCTTATAGAACAGGGTCATAGAAAAATCGCTTACATCGGCGAAACACAGAATGAAAACCGGTATGTTGGATACTGTTCTGCATTGACAGATGCAGATATTTCTGTCAGTCCCAAATACGTCTCTAACATTGTTCATTCCACAGAAGAGGGATACAAAGGTGTCTGCCATCTTCTTAAAAGCGGCTGTGATGCAACTGCTTTCTTCTGTGCTGATGATATTACGGCAATCGGTGCAATGAAAGCTATCAAGGAATACGGTCTTCGCATTCCCGAAGATGTATCCGTTGCCAGCATTGATGATATCGATACAGCACAATATCTGACTCCCTCATTAACAACAGCACACATTCCTCTTGATGAAATGGGAAAAATGGCAGCCAAAATACTGATTGACCGTATTGAGGGCGGTCATGAAAAGCATTTAAAAATATTATTTCCTTATGATATCATCGAACGTAAGAGTACTGCTGCTTTCCGTAAAATCCATGGCAACCCTCAAAAATAATTTGCTTATAGCAATCCTCGTAAATAATGTATCTTAATCCAATTAATTCTGCAGTGGATGAACGCAAAAAGGAAGGTGCAAACCACATTTCTATGATTTGCACCTTCTCTTATTCTATGTCAGTAGTTCAATCTCAGAGAAAACTCTTTCAGCAATCAGTCTTATCAGCCTTCCTGTGATGACTGTCAGTTCTGTGACTCACGCCTTTCTCTACTCATATTTTCGTCATCCAGACTTTTAACTCTATTTATGATAACTTACTCATAACAACAGACCTTACAGATGGCATCACTTTCCACAGCACTCCACAATAGTTTTCTCCACATCTTCTATCTGAAAGGGTTTTGCCAGATGTGCGGTCATGCCGGCTGCGAGACATCTTTTTGCATCTTCCTCAAATGCGTTTGCAGTCATTGCAATGATCGGAATTGTTTTTGCATCTGCCCTGTCCATAGCACGTATGGCTTTTGTTGCTGCAATACCATCCATAACAGGCATCATGACATCCATTAATATGGCATCAAAAATTCCCGGAGGATTATTTTCGAAGTGCTCCACCGCCTGTCTGCCGTTTTTTGCAACTGTAACCTTCGCACCGTCATCTGTCAGCAGCATTTCTATGATTTCAGCATTAAGCTCATTATCCTCGGCTGCCAGCAGATGCAATCCACGAATATCATATTTCTCAGCAATTTCCTCATCCTTTTTCTGTTCCTGGGCAATCTCAAATGGAATGATAATGACAAACACAGATCCAACTCCCACCTGACTTGTCACTTCAATACTTCCATTCATCTGCTCAATCAAGCCTTTAGTGATCGCCATTCCCAGACCGGTTCCCTGATAAACACTACGGGCATCTGTTTTTTCCTGTGAGAACGGATCAAAAATATGACTCAGGAACTCCGGACTCATCCCTATACCTGTATCAGAAATCGTCCATCTGTATGTACAGATTCCATCATGTACATCTGCAGCCTCCATTACCGTAGTGATCTTTCCTCCCGGCCGGTTATACTTAATACAGTTTCCATAGATGTTCAGAAAAATCTGGCGAAGATGCAGTGAGCTTCCATAGACATAAGGATAAGGGATATTCTCCTTATTTTTCTCATAAATCCACTGAATATCCTCATCTGCTGCCTTGTGAGTGATAATACTCTCAATCTCATAGACCAGATCTTTAAGACAGATATATTCATGAGTCAGAACAATATGACCTTCCTCTATTTTACTCATCTGCAGAACATCATTGATAAGAGAGAGCAGATAATTCGCTGCTATCTTCATCTTTTTATGATTTTCCTGTATCAGTTCCTTATCCTCAAAATGAGTCTCGTCAATCTTTAACAGACCAATAATACCATTCAGAGGTGTCCTGATATCATGGCTCATTCGGCTGAGGAAATTCGTTTTTGCCCTGCTCTCGGCACGCATCTCATTGAATGCTGCCTGAAGGCGCGCCTGTTCCTGCTCATCCCGTTCATGTCTCTGTGTGGTATCCTGAAGCAGAATGATCGCATAGATCATAGGCACCTCAGCAAGAATTTCTGTATCAAACACCACCATCCTGGTCATAAGAACTGTTTTCTGTACCCAGCGGATACTTCCATCATCTTCGCGGGCACAATATTCCACAGACATATTGGTTTCTCCGTTCTCAAACCTCTTACGAAGCTTTTCGCAATTATCTGTCATACAGTAACCGGCAATTGTTTCCTGAGTAATTTTTTTCTCATATTCCCAGCAATAATCCTGATAAGAACATGGAAGCGGGTAGTCCATAAAAAGTTCCCGGCTCTTCTGTTCTTTTCCATTCAATACGATTCTTCTTTCCAGAACATCCTTTGTCAGATTTACTGTATAGATCACATCTGACAATTCCAGAAGCGCATCCACATAGCTGTCATTTTCCAGGATTGACTGTTTCAGTTGTTCATAATAGAGCTGAAGCTGCTCTTTTGCACCTGTCTGACCTTCAGAAGTCTTTCGGATGGTTTCAAATGCCAGAAGAAAATGATGCAGCTTTTTGTCCTCATCCCAGTCCACCGGAATCAGTGTCAGGCGGTTATATGCCCCCTGTTTTCCGATATTATACTCATATTCCAGCACGTCTTCCTTCGTATGCATCTTCTTTTGAAGCTCCGAAATCTGCAGCCCTTCGCGGATATCTGCCTGACAGGACTTTTCAATCTGTTCCTCTATGATCTGTTCCACAGCACCGGAATATGCACCATCAGAGGCCAGGAAAAAATTCTCACTGGAACGGATTGCCCGATAAGTATCCATCCTGGCATCACAGTACAGACAATCCGAGAAATTACTGCCATGCTGATTAAGCAGCTTTAACAGCTGATATCCCTGATGCTTTTCTGCAGCAGCTTCTTCCCTTTTTACATGATTCTTATTGATATACATGTTTTTGTCTGCGCAATTAAACAGTTCTCTCATTGTACTTCCGGGAAAATCGCCGGCCAGTGCAAAGCCTGCTGCATAGCTCAGGGGAGTATCCGGATACACTTTGGATTCCTCTCTCATATCTCTGCGCACCTTTTCAAGGCACTGTGTCATCTGTTCCCTGTCCAGTCCATGGGTAACTGCAAGAAACTCATCTCCACCTGCTCTTCCCACAAACTGCTCTGCCGGCATGGAAGCCCGCAGGCAGATGGCAAATCTACGGATATAGGCATCACCGGCTTCATGACCTCTGCTGTCATTAATACGCCGGAGATTATTAAGATCAAAACTGCAGACACCGGTATCTGCATCCGGTTCTTCCTCACTCAGTAATTCTTCACATTTATTTTTGTTCGGAAGTCCCGTCGCATCATCCAGATATACCTTTCGCTGCAGCAGGCGGTTCATTGCAGCATATTGTATTGCTTTGATGAATTCATATCCGATCAACAGCATCAGCACAACAATATCTGCTGTGATATATTTCTCAAGCAATGATAAGGATGTGGCTTTTTTCTGCGAATATTTTTCAGCCAGGCCTGTTGCTTCATCGCAGATCACAAAAAACTCCTCACTTTCCGGAATAATATCTGTGTTTCTGGCTCCTTTGAACCTCACAAGATAAATTTTCTTATACAGGTCAGAGAATTTATCATCCAGTTCCTGCATTTTATTCTGAAAATCAACATCATTGAGACGTACAAGATTTAATTCATCATTTCCATTTCGCAAACCGTCAATAAAAGTTCTTATATCATGGATCATCTCATTTTCCTGCTGCATGGAAAGCTCCAGTTTTATGAGTCTCTGTGTCTCTCCCCTGACTAAACCGGTATAATTTACAATACGGGCCGTTCCCTGAATATCTGAGACAATTCCCATCATTATGATAATAAGGATAGCCATAATAACTGCCAGAACACCAATACTGACCTGAATAATACTTGATTTCTTTTTCTTATTCTTTACTTCGGACATGGCCCTCCCCCTTTTGTTTTATTTTGGAAAAATACTTTCCGCATTCTAACTATTTTACCGTACTTTTTCCGTTATGCCTACCACAAATTTATTAATACTATATCGATTCCATAAAATAATGCTACCTTTTCGGAACCATATGGTTCTGTATAGTTGCAGTAATGCATATTAATTAAGAGGCTTGCTATAAATTTCCAAACAGGCATCAAAAACACCCGGCAAAATTACTTTTCATAATCTGCCGGGTGTTCTCTTTCGCCCTCTCTGTATAGATTATTGATAATGTCTTCCAGACGGTCGAAGTTATATTTTTCTTTTTCAGTTTTTTATTTGACTGCTCCGGTAATACCTTCTGCAAACTGTTTCTGTAATACAAAGAATACGATCATTGTAGGAATAGAACAGAACAATACACCGCACATCAGCATACCATAATCTGTCACATAACCTGTGATCAGGTTGGCGATCAGCATTGGCATGGTCATTGCCTTGTTGTCTGTCATGATTACCTTTGGCCACAGATAAGAGTTCCATGCATTCATAAAGGTAATAACAGCAGCCGCTGCATATGTAGATTTCATTGTAGGAATGAACATCTGGAAGAAAATCCTTACTTCATTGAGTCCGTCAATACGTGCAGCTTCAATAATATCAACCGGGAATGATCTGGCATTCTGACGGAACATCATGATCATAAACGGCGTGGAAATAATCGGAAGGATAAAACCTACTGCTGTATTCAAAAGTCCTGCCTTGGAGAACATTTTGAATAACGGAACCATAGTTGCAACCTGCGGAACCATCATAGCCAGAAGCAGGATTGAAAATACTCTGTCTTTCCACTTATCATGGTAAACTTCAAATCCGTAACCTGCGATAGAGCAGATCAGAAGACAGATCACTGTAGTAAGGATTGCATAAAAGAAGGAGTTTCCAAGTGCTCTCCACAGTGGCTGCTGGGATGTAAGATTACGGAAGTTTTCCATAAAATGGCTTCCCGGAATAATTCGTCCACGTGATACATCTGTGGATGTATTAGTTGCAGCTGAAATCATCCAGTATAACGGGAATACTGAAATAAATGACACGATGATCAGAAAAATATAGGTTGGAATCAATCTTCTCTGAATGGCTGATTTGTTTTTCTTAGTCACGTGTATCACCTACTTTCAAATTAATAAATGCAAGTACAGCTACCATAATGAATATGATAAATGACATTGCTGCTGCATATCCAAAGTTTGGTACGTTAATAAAACATGTATTGTAAATATAGTGGGACATTGTGATTGTTGAGTTTGCCGGTCCACCCTTTGTCAGGTTGACAGACTCATCGAACAGCTGCAGTGTACCATTAATTGACATGATAAATGTCATGATAATTGTCGGTTTCAGAAGCGGAACAGTAATCTTCCAGAAAGTCTTCCAGCCATTGGCGCCATCAATCTTTGCTGCTTCATATACAGAATATTCAATATTCTGAAGTCCTGCCAGATAGAATACCATATTATATCCTGTCCATCTCCAGATCAGCGCAAGGATAATTACAATCTTGGCACTGGCGGAATTCCCCAGGAAATTATAGCCGGTAGATAAGATTCCAAGTTTGATCAGAATACTGTTGATCAGACCATCTGTAGCAAACATGGAACGGAAGATCAATGAATAGGATACCAGGGATGTCGCACATGGAAGAAATACACAAGTACGGAAAAATCCCTTAAATTTCAAATCTTTGTTATTCAGAAGCTGTGCCAGAAGAATTGCCAGTATCAGCATGATCGGCACCTGAATGATCAGATACAGGAATGTATTTGCAATAGACTGCTGAAATACCTTGTCTGCCAGAATACGTTTATAGTTGCTGAAGATCGGATCTGCAAATCTCATATTTGCTCCGGCTCCGGTCTGCAGGGAAATGATAAATGCACGTATCATTGGATAAAAGCTCATGATCGCGATCATGATAGTTGCAGGAGCCAGGAACGTCCATCCTGCTGCCCTCTGCTTGCCAAGCAGAGACATACCTTTTTTCTTAGAATTCACGTGAACTCCTCCTTTCAAAAAACTCTGTAACTGTTCAGCATTTTGCCGGACAATTACCAACTCTTTGCAGTAAGATGGGGGACTGCTGGCAGTCCCCCGCACTTACCTGTTTTCATTCACTTAATCACTGTCTACAGATTGCTTCACAGTTTCACTGTTCCCGCAATCCTGACATCATCTGATCCTGCGATCAGAATTTATTCAGTCATCTTGAATGCCAGAGTATCCTGAGCTTCCTGAAGGGCATCTTCTACAGGTGTGCCGTTTACGATATTTACAACTGCTGTGTTGACGCATTCTCTTGATTCATAATGATACGGTGTTTTTGTGAACTCCGGAATATGAGAAGAGTATTCTACAATTGTGGAGAAGATTGGCTGTCCACCAAAGAATTCATTTGGCTCGTTGTAAACCTTAGATTCACCTGCCGGCAGATAACAGGAGATTGCACCTGCTTCCGGAAGGATTGTATCATAGAACTCTGTGCTGGAACCAAATGTACTTGCAAGGAAATCTTCTGCAAGTTCTACATTCTGGCAGTTGGATGTAACATACCAGGAAGATCCACCATTGTTTGCATAGTTTGTAGCTGTATCAACATCGTCTACTTTAGGCATTGTTGTGATCTGCCACAGACCCTTCTGATCTTCTGTAGACATCAGAGTAGCTGTGATCCAGTTACCATTTACAATACCTGCTGCCTCACCGCCTGTAATAGTAGCGATATATTCATCCCAGTTATTTACAAGTTTAACAACGTCATTCTTAACCAGATCTACATAAAGATTGATGCATTTCTCTGCAACTTCATTGCCTACGATGTAAGCTTCGCCATCTTCGTTTACGAAGTTAGCTCCGCAGGACTGCATCATCATCATCAGAGTATCGCCACCTGTAGCTTCACTTGTAAGAAGATATTTTCCGGTTTTTTCATGAACATCTTTACCGATTTCCATGAACTTGGACCATGTGATATCTGTCAGATCATCAATAGTATATCCTGCCTCGTCAAGGATATCTGTACGATAGCATGCAATAACAGCACCATTATCAAACGGAACACCATAGTGTGTATCATCTACCATGGAATAGGACTGTTTCAGTTTACCAAAATCATCCCAGTTAATGTTGATATCTTTCAGATCTGTGAATGCATCCGGATAGCTCTTCAGATATTTCTGATAGCTGTTGTCCTGCATAAGAACGATATCAGGAAGTGTGCTGTAATCGCCTGCATTTGCTGCTGTTGTCAGTTTAGTCTGGCAGTCATCAGAAGATGTCTCTACGATATCTACAGAAAATCCCTCATGATCTTTTGCATACTGATCTGCTGCGATCTGCATGGATTTGATGTTGAAGTTCTGATCCCACGCCCATACAGTTAACTTGTTGTCATCATCAGATTTCGCAAAAACAGCTGTAGCTGATCCTGCAAAGGATGCTACCATAGCACCGGTCATTAATACTGCGAGTAATTTTTTTCTCATATTTATATCCTCCTTTATTAAGCTTATTCTTTCTTCCGAATCGCTTGTAAGTTGATTATAGCATCCGATTTTCAGGTATAGTTTGCATAACCGCACACATAATGTGCAATTTCGACCATTTTATGTATTTTGCACTATTAAAAATATTTAAAAATATATTTTTTGTTCACTTTCTCATTTACTATGTTTTTACTATGTAATTTTAATAACAAAGGCCACTTTCATGGACAAAAAAATATATATTTTTGTCTTTAAAAATGACCTTTGTTATTATTTCATAAATTTTCCGTTCAATTTTTGTACATATTTTACAGTTTTTAATTCATTTTATGCAAAATAGACTTTTTCAGGATATTGTGTTTTCATCGCATGAAGCAGTTCCTCATTAAGATCAAGAAGCAGTTTTATTTTGTGCCCGTCTTCCCGGATGATCATTGTATAATAAGGAGTATCTTCATCATAAGAGGTATAATCGTATTTTTTCAGCTTCTCCGTTCCACCATTCTTTTTGTACCTTGCAACACTTTCATGCCAGTGCGGTGCCACTGTCTCCAGATTACTCAGTTCCAGTATATGAGCTGTTTTGCGATACTTCTTGCCATAGATCACATCTATTTCAAACTGACCGTTTTCCATCATGTATTCATAATCCTTCTGACTGAATATATCAAAGACAAAATACAGCCCCGCAAGCAGAAATCCCGGAAGCATAAATGCCTGGGAAATCGTGATTCCCATAACCACAAAAAGCACTGCAAAAATAATCATTACCACACACAGGACTCCGGACATACTCTTTTTCTTTCTTGATACCTGCTCCACAATCTTATAGTTCATAACTTTTTTACCATCCTTCCTCTGAATGAATATCGAAATCCAAAAGCTGCTGTTCATAATTCTCCGGCCGTTTTCTCCATTCAACCGGAGTCACTCCCATTATCTGTCTGAAGTTCCGGTTAAACGTTGAATTGGTCGTGAAACCACATTTGTGCGCAATATCTGCCACCGGTGTATCTGTTTTCTGCAGAAATTCACAGGCAGTATGAATCCGCACAGAATTAATATACTCCAGAGGACTTACCTTCATATGCGATGTAAACACTCTTCTGAAATGAGTTTCACTGATATGGCAGATCTTCGCCAGATCCTCTATCCGGATATCCTCCATATAGTGATAAGAAACAAAATCCAGTACGCGGGTGATCATATTTGTAAGTTTCCCTGTTTCCTCTTCCACCCTGTCTTCCGGTGAAGCCCGGTTCAGTCTGGCAATTTCTACTAGTAATGCCGCAAGAACTCCACTGGATTCTTCAATATAAAATTCTTCTCCCTCACGCATGATATTCATGATCTTAAGAATTTTTGCAGCTATAGAGGGGGACTCATTCTCTTTCAGAAATAAAGCCTTAGAATATATTCTCTGAATCATTTTTTCAGCCTTTACCGGATTGTTCAGAAATTTTTTCATAAAACCTTCCACATCTATGAAAAGATACTCCCATTTACTGACCGTACCCAGATCACTGTTAGTCGTATGAGCATAATTGGGTGGAATCACCGTAAATTCTCTTCCCGAAAACCGCATTTTAGCCTCACCAAACGCCATAACTCCATCCCCTTCGTAACAGAAACCAATCTCCAGATAATTATGAAAATGAAGATAATCCACATCATTTCCATAATTCTGAACCCACTTCTGCCCCAGAAGAGCCAGAATCGGACTTCCGGCAGGCATCTGGTAATAGCGGAATTCCATCTTCGGTTTTTTTCTCTTCTTTGCCATACAGTCACCTCATTTTCTGTTCTGTATTTTCACAATATGATTCTACCAGTTTTTTATATATTTTTCGATATTTTTGTACATTTTCCAACAAAAACATACAAAAACACCTGGCAGACTACTTTTTATAGTCTGTCAGGTGTTTTTCTGATCCCACACTGGATTGCATCTGTCGGGCAAACTTTCTTGCACCTGCCGCAGCGGATACATTCCGGACTGTTGGAGTTTTCCACAGGGTCTACGATCATCTGGCATGCTTTTGCACATTTTCCGCATTTTATACACTTATCTTTATCCACTCTGTACTTATACAGAGAGACAGGATTAAAGATGGAATAAAGTGCTCCCAGGGGACAGATATATTTGCAGAACGGACGGTAGATCATAATGGAGAGAATGATCGTTATGACAAGGATCACATTCTTCCATATGTACAGCCAGCCCAGTGCACTGCGCATGGATTTATTCAGAAGTACCAGTGGCAGTCCGCCCTCCAGTGTTCCTGCCGGGCAGATAAGCTTACAGAAGTACGGTGCACCCTGTCCCATAATATCCACCAGAAACAATGGAAGCAGGATCACAAATACTGCAAAAATCACATATTTCAGCTTACGAAGCAGCTTGTCGCCTTTGAATGTGCGGATTTTCTTAGGAAACGGAATCTTATTCAGCAGATCCTGAATCAATCCGAAGGGACAGAGAAAACCGCAGATCAGCCTTCCCACCATAGCTCCGATGAAGATAAG from the Blautia wexlerae DSM 19850 genome contains:
- a CDS encoding ABC transporter substrate-binding protein, translating into MRKKLLAVLMTGAMVASFAGSATAVFAKSDDDNKLTVWAWDQNFNIKSMQIAADQYAKDHEGFSVDIVETSSDDCQTKLTTAANAGDYSTLPDIVLMQDNSYQKYLKSYPDAFTDLKDININWDDFGKLKQSYSMVDDTHYGVPFDNGAVIACYRTDILDEAGYTIDDLTDITWSKFMEIGKDVHEKTGKYLLTSEATGGDTLMMMMQSCGANFVNEDGEAYIVGNEVAEKCINLYVDLVKNDVVKLVNNWDEYIATITGGEAAGIVNGNWITATLMSTEDQKGLWQITTMPKVDDVDTATNYANNGGSSWYVTSNCQNVELAEDFLASTFGSSTEFYDTILPEAGAISCYLPAGESKVYNEPNEFFGGQPIFSTIVEYSSHIPEFTKTPYHYESRECVNTAVVNIVNGTPVEDALQEAQDTLAFKMTE
- a CDS encoding 4Fe-4S binding protein; its protein translation is MSNKKNSDNKSNKKQNTKNMKINEWPRHGIQALWAFITNSHVTGFVTGKIYTGKLKNACVPGLNCYSCPGAVGACPIGSLQAVIGSWNFKMAYYVVGFLIFIGAMVGRLICGFLCPFGLIQDLLNKIPFPKKIRTFKGDKLLRKLKYVIFAVFVILLPLFLVDIMGQGAPYFCKLICPAGTLEGGLPLVLLNKSMRSALGWLYIWKNVILVITIILSIMIYRPFCKYICPLGALYSIFNPVSLYKYRVDKDKCIKCGKCAKACQMIVDPVENSNSPECIRCGRCKKVCPTDAIQCGIRKTPDRL
- a CDS encoding ATP-binding protein, yielding MSEVKNKKKKSSIIQVSIGVLAVIMAILIIIMMGIVSDIQGTARIVNYTGLVRGETQRLIKLELSMQQENEMIHDIRTFIDGLRNGNDELNLVRLNDVDFQNKMQELDDKFSDLYKKIYLVRFKGARNTDIIPESEEFFVICDEATGLAEKYSQKKATSLSLLEKYITADIVVLMLLIGYEFIKAIQYAAMNRLLQRKVYLDDATGLPNKNKCEELLSEEEPDADTGVCSFDLNNLRRINDSRGHEAGDAYIRRFAICLRASMPAEQFVGRAGGDEFLAVTHGLDREQMTQCLEKVRRDMREESKVYPDTPLSYAAGFALAGDFPGSTMRELFNCADKNMYINKNHVKREEAAAEKHQGYQLLKLLNQHGSNFSDCLYCDARMDTYRAIRSSENFFLASDGAYSGAVEQIIEEQIEKSCQADIREGLQISELQKKMHTKEDVLEYEYNIGKQGAYNRLTLIPVDWDEDKKLHHFLLAFETIRKTSEGQTGAKEQLQLYYEQLKQSILENDSYVDALLELSDVIYTVNLTKDVLERRIVLNGKEQKSRELFMDYPLPCSYQDYCWEYEKKITQETIAGYCMTDNCEKLRKRFENGETNMSVEYCAREDDGSIRWVQKTVLMTRMVVFDTEILAEVPMIYAIILLQDTTQRHERDEQEQARLQAAFNEMRAESRAKTNFLSRMSHDIRTPLNGIIGLLKIDETHFEDKELIQENHKKMKIAANYLLSLINDVLQMSKIEEGHIVLTHEYICLKDLVYEIESIITHKAADEDIQWIYEKNKENIPYPYVYGSSLHLRQIFLNIYGNCIKYNRPGGKITTVMEAADVHDGICTYRWTISDTGIGMSPEFLSHIFDPFSQEKTDARSVYQGTGLGMAITKGLIEQMNGSIEVTSQVGVGSVFVIIIPFEIAQEQKKDEEIAEKYDIRGLHLLAAEDNELNAEIIEMLLTDDGAKVTVAKNGRQAVEHFENNPPGIFDAILMDVMMPVMDGIAATKAIRAMDRADAKTIPIIAMTANAFEEDAKRCLAAGMTAHLAKPFQIEDVEKTIVECCGK
- a CDS encoding helix-turn-helix transcriptional regulator; the encoded protein is MAKKRKKPKMEFRYYQMPAGSPILALLGQKWVQNYGNDVDYLHFHNYLEIGFCYEGDGVMAFGEAKMRFSGREFTVIPPNYAHTTNSDLGTVSKWEYLFIDVEGFMKKFLNNPVKAEKMIQRIYSKALFLKENESPSIAAKILKIMNIMREGEEFYIEESSGVLAALLVEIARLNRASPEDRVEEETGKLTNMITRVLDFVSYHYMEDIRIEDLAKICHISETHFRRVFTSHMKVSPLEYINSVRIHTACEFLQKTDTPVADIAHKCGFTTNSTFNRNFRQIMGVTPVEWRKRPENYEQQLLDFDIHSEEGW
- a CDS encoding LacI family DNA-binding transcriptional regulator — encoded protein: MTLREIAAEAGVSISTVSRVINQSTNSPVSREVQDRIWEIAKRTNYIPRHSKKNTVEPDSSSTEPFRSIACLFARVPDGASDYFFSTLAKNIEQEAFRHNYILKYTFSAFDIDDPFTLQLIASNDIDGIAVLGRCDKELLKFLKKHFQYVVYSGLNNLDAKYDQIICDGTQISYDVVTRLIEQGHRKIAYIGETQNENRYVGYCSALTDADISVSPKYVSNIVHSTEEGYKGVCHLLKSGCDATAFFCADDITAIGAMKAIKEYGLRIPEDVSVASIDDIDTAQYLTPSLTTAHIPLDEMGKMAAKILIDRIEGGHEKHLKILFPYDIIERKSTAAFRKIHGNPQK
- a CDS encoding carbohydrate ABC transporter permease; amino-acid sequence: MNSKKKGMSLLGKQRAAGWTFLAPATIMIAIMSFYPMIRAFIISLQTGAGANMRFADPIFSNYKRILADKVFQQSIANTFLYLIIQVPIMLILAILLAQLLNNKDLKFKGFFRTCVFLPCATSLVSYSLIFRSMFATDGLINSILIKLGILSTGYNFLGNSASAKIVIILALIWRWTGYNMVFYLAGLQNIEYSVYEAAKIDGANGWKTFWKITVPLLKPTIIMTFIMSINGTLQLFDESVNLTKGGPANSTITMSHYIYNTCFINVPNFGYAAAMSFIIFIMVAVLAFINLKVGDTRD
- a CDS encoding chromate transporter, which gives rise to MIYIQLFLSFIQVGALSFGGGYAAMPLIQEQVVNLHSWLSMSEFTNLITIAEMTPGPIAVNSATFVGMQIAGILGAIIATLGCILPSCIIVTLLAYVYMKYRNMSLLQGTLASLRPAVVSMIAKAGVTILISAFFIDGTVNLIRQNVCVEMIIFFVVALVLLRKFKINPILAMVLCGVANVVLNAVKKA
- a CDS encoding carbohydrate ABC transporter permease; its protein translation is MTKKNKSAIQRRLIPTYIFLIIVSFISVFPLYWMISAATNTSTDVSRGRIIPGSHFMENFRNLTSQQPLWRALGNSFFYAILTTVICLLICSIAGYGFEVYHDKWKDRVFSILLLAMMVPQVATMVPLFKMFSKAGLLNTAVGFILPIISTPFMIMMFRQNARSFPVDIIEAARIDGLNEVRIFFQMFIPTMKSTYAAAAVITFMNAWNSYLWPKVIMTDNKAMTMPMLIANLITGYVTDYGMLMCGVLFCSIPTMIVFFVLQKQFAEGITGAVK
- a CDS encoding chromate transporter; this encodes MEEKTKSKGYVLRKLFFACLYLSTFTFGGGYVIVTLLKEKFVDHYHWIEEDEMLDLVAIAQSSPGAIAVNGAIIVGYKLAGIPGMLVSVIGAIIPPMVILSVISVFYDAFCSNYYIAALLKGMTAGVGAVIMSVVYDMGKNVVKSKDWVNVVIMIISFCLSYFLNVNIIYIILLVAVFGMVRTIVKGGREK